The following coding sequences are from one Nymphalis io chromosome 17, ilAglIoxx1.1, whole genome shotgun sequence window:
- the LOC126775049 gene encoding acyl-CoA-binding domain-containing protein 6-like: MSDGRPVSGQLKKFVFRGKSSSNGDTRGEYLEIVIPELLSAGYSFYTWPSAPLLAWYLWTQRRNLRGLRILELGCGTGLPGILAAKCGAHVTLTDSVVLPRSLRHLSACCEANGLVPGRDLQVLGLAWGLFLVDVHNLRPVDLLLASDCFYEPSQFEEVLSTVAYFLDGTDARFLCAYQERSADWSIEALLKKWGLKGALVDLDSLSENSGTVVLKMAQALSDSYSDFSDDDQTPLDKDFLDACNHVTKITSKLKDSQLLELYGFYKQSMEGKCTTQKPGWLDARGRRKWEAWKILGDLSREEAKKKYIDLVHNFDPDCGVGVRSGLHESWVTMSALRYSPEPELQDNEMSLFDAAREDMGKLVTKLLSQNPELCNERDENGLTALHWAADRDATCALTAALNGGCYVNAVDRCDQTPLHYAALCGHARSTKILLEAGASFLKDDEGCTPLDLATDKEVRHILENAT; this comes from the exons atGAGCGATGGCCGTCCTGTAAGTGGTCAACTGAAGAAATTTGTATTTCGTGGGAAATCTTCTAGCAACGGGGACACAAGAGGTGAATATTTAGAAATTGTTATACCGGAGCTGTTATCAGCTGGGTATTCGTTCTACACGTGGCCCTCAGCACCTCTTCTGGCTTGGTATTTGTGGACTCAAAGAAGAAACTTGCGTGGTTTACGTATTTTAGAGCTCGGCTGTGGGACAGGCTTACCTGGAATATTAGCAGCTAAGTGCGGTGCTCACGTGACACTTACAGACAGTGTTGTTCTACCTCGCTCGCTAAGGCACTTGTCGGCTTGCTGTGAGGCCAATGGTTTAGTTCCCGGTCGTGATTTACAAGTACTAGGACTCGCCTGGGGACTGTTTTTGGTCGATGTACATAATTTAAGACCTGTAGACTTATTGCTTGCTTCAGATTGTTTTTACGAACCTTCTCAATTCGAAGAAGTACTTTCGACTGTCGCTTATTTTTTGGACGGAACTGACGCACGATTTTTGTGTGCTTACCAGGAACGGAGCGCAGACTGGTCAATTGAGGCTCTATTGAAGAAGTGGGGACTGAAGGGCGCACTTGTGGACTTGGATTCGCTGAGTGAGAATTCTGGA ACAGTAGTTTTAAAAATGGCTCAGGCACTCTCAGATTCCTACTCTGATTTCTCAGATGATGATCAAACTCCATTAGACAAGGACTTTTTGGATGCATGCAATCATGTTACAAAGATTACTTCAAAGCTAAAGGATAGTCAGCTTCTAGAGCTATATGGCTTTTATAAACAAAGTATGGAAGGCAAATGCACTACTCAAAAACCAGGTTGGTTAGATGCCAGAGGAAGAAGAAAATGGGAGGCATGGAAAATTCTAGGTGATCTGTCTAGAGAAGAagctaaaaaaaagtatatagatCTAGTTCATAACTTTGATCCTGACTGTGGAGTTGGGGTACGAAGTGGATTACATGAATCATGGGTCACAATGTCCGCATTGCGTTACTCCCCAGAACCTGAACTTCAGGATAATGAAATGTCACTGTTTGATGCAGCAAGGGAAGACATGGGAAAACTTGTTACAAAACTTTTAAGTCAAAACCCTGAGTTATGTAATGAGAGGGATGAGAATGGATTGACAGCTTTACATTGGGCTGCTGACAGAGATGCTACTTGTGCATTAACAGCTGCTTTAAATGGGGGTTGCTATGTTAATGCTGTGGACAGATGTGACCAGACACCTCTCCATTATGCAGCATTATGTGGCCATGCAAGGTCCACGAAAATCCTATTAGAAGCTGGGGCATCCTTTCTGAAAGACGATGAAGGCTGCACTCCATTGGATCTAGCCACAGACAAAGAAGTCAGGCACATTCTGGAAAATGCTACATAA
- the LOC126774996 gene encoding 3-ketoacyl-CoA thiolase, mitochondrial-like isoform X2, protein MSVAVKGIFIVGAKRTPFGTFGGVFRNTSATELQTIAATAALKEAGVAPEQVDSVIVGQVMSASQTDGIYTPRHAALKAGIPQEKPALGVNRLCGSGFQSVVNSAQDILTGAARVSLAGGVESMSQAPFAVRGVRFGTALGSAHAFEDTLWAGLTDSYCGLPMGMTAEKLGAQFSITRDEVDDFALRSQQRWKAANDAGVFKAEIEPVTLTIKKKQVKVEVDEHPRPQTTLEGLKKLPPVFKKEGLVTAGTASGISDGAGALVLASEEAAKNLKPLARLVGWSYVGVDPSIMGVGPVPAIENLLKVTKLTLNDVDLIEINEAFAAQTLS, encoded by the exons atgtCGGTAGCAGTAAAAG GTATTTTTATCGTCGGCGCTAAACGCACACCGTTCGGCACGTTCGGGGGCGTGTTCCGGAACACGTCCGCAACCGAGCTGCAGACCATTGCGGCGACAGCGGCCCTAAAGGAGGCGGGAGTCGCTCCCGAACAAGTCGACTCCGTGATTGTCGGTCAAGTTATGTCG GCTTCTCAAACCGATGGCATTTACACACCACGACATGCAGCGCTCAAGGCAGGGATCCCCCAAGAGAAGCCGGCGTTGGGCGTGAACAGGCTGTGCGGGTCGGGTTTCCAGTCCGTCGTCAACAGTGCACAG GACATCCTGACGGGCGCGGCCCGCGTGTCGCTGGCGGGCGGCGTGGAGAGCATGTCGCAGGCGCCGTTCGCCGTGCGCGGCGTGCGCTTCGGCACGGCGCTGGGCAGCGCGCACGCCTTCGAGGACACGCTGTGGGCCGGCCTCACCGACTCGTACTGCGGCCTGCCCATGGGCATGACCGCCGAGAAGCTGGGCGCCCAGTTCTCCATCACGAGGGACGAGGTCGACGACTTCGCGCTCCGCTCGCAGCAGAGGTGGAAAGCGG CCAACGACGCCGGTGTCTTCAAAGCTGAAATCGAACCCGTCACATTAACTATTAAGAAGAAGCAAGTGAAAGTGGAGGTCGATGAGCATCCTCGCCCTCAGACTACGCTCGAGGGTCTGAAGAAGCTTCCCCCCGTATTCAAAAAGGAAGGTCTCGTTACTGCCGGTACTGCGTCG GGTATAAGCGACGGTGCTGGAGCCCTGGTTCTCGCTAGCGAGGAGGCCGCAAAGAACCTGAAGCCGCTGGCCAGGCTCGTAGGTTGGTCCTACGTCGGTGTGGACCCCAGCATCATGGGCGTCGGTCCGGTTCCCGCCATCGAGAACCTTCTCAAAGTCACCAAGCTGACTCTTAACGACGTGGACCTAATCGAG
- the LOC126774996 gene encoding 3-ketoacyl-CoA thiolase, mitochondrial-like isoform X1, with translation MSVAVKGIFIVGAKRTPFGTFGGVFRNTSATELQTIAATAALKEAGVAPEQVDSVIVGQVMSASQTDGIYTPRHAALKAGIPQEKPALGVNRLCGSGFQSVVNSAQDILTGAARVSLAGGVESMSQAPFAVRGVRFGTALGSAHAFEDTLWAGLTDSYCGLPMGMTAEKLGAQFSITRDEVDDFALRSQQRWKAANDAGVFKAEIEPVTLTIKKKQVKVEVDEHPRPQTTLEGLKKLPPVFKKEGLVTAGTASGISDGAGALVLASEEAAKNLKPLARLVGWSYVGVDPSIMGVGPVPAIENLLKVTKLTLNDVDLIEINEAFAAQTLSCAKALKLDMEKLNVNGGAIALGHPLAASGSRITAHLVHELRRRGLKRGIGSACIGGGQGIAVMVETV, from the exons atgtCGGTAGCAGTAAAAG GTATTTTTATCGTCGGCGCTAAACGCACACCGTTCGGCACGTTCGGGGGCGTGTTCCGGAACACGTCCGCAACCGAGCTGCAGACCATTGCGGCGACAGCGGCCCTAAAGGAGGCGGGAGTCGCTCCCGAACAAGTCGACTCCGTGATTGTCGGTCAAGTTATGTCG GCTTCTCAAACCGATGGCATTTACACACCACGACATGCAGCGCTCAAGGCAGGGATCCCCCAAGAGAAGCCGGCGTTGGGCGTGAACAGGCTGTGCGGGTCGGGTTTCCAGTCCGTCGTCAACAGTGCACAG GACATCCTGACGGGCGCGGCCCGCGTGTCGCTGGCGGGCGGCGTGGAGAGCATGTCGCAGGCGCCGTTCGCCGTGCGCGGCGTGCGCTTCGGCACGGCGCTGGGCAGCGCGCACGCCTTCGAGGACACGCTGTGGGCCGGCCTCACCGACTCGTACTGCGGCCTGCCCATGGGCATGACCGCCGAGAAGCTGGGCGCCCAGTTCTCCATCACGAGGGACGAGGTCGACGACTTCGCGCTCCGCTCGCAGCAGAGGTGGAAAGCGG CCAACGACGCCGGTGTCTTCAAAGCTGAAATCGAACCCGTCACATTAACTATTAAGAAGAAGCAAGTGAAAGTGGAGGTCGATGAGCATCCTCGCCCTCAGACTACGCTCGAGGGTCTGAAGAAGCTTCCCCCCGTATTCAAAAAGGAAGGTCTCGTTACTGCCGGTACTGCGTCG GGTATAAGCGACGGTGCTGGAGCCCTGGTTCTCGCTAGCGAGGAGGCCGCAAAGAACCTGAAGCCGCTGGCCAGGCTCGTAGGTTGGTCCTACGTCGGTGTGGACCCCAGCATCATGGGCGTCGGTCCGGTTCCCGCCATCGAGAACCTTCTCAAAGTCACCAAGCTGACTCTTAACGACGTGGACCTAATCGAG ATCAACGAGGCGTTCGCGGCGCAGACGCTGTCGTGCGCGAAGGCGCTGAAGCTCGACATGGAGAAGCTCAACGTGAACGGCGGAGCCATCGCGCTCGGACACCCGCTCGCCGCCTCGGGCAGCCGCATCACCGCGCACCTCGTGCACGAGCTCAG ACGGCGCGGGCTGAAGCGCGGTATCGGCTCGGCGTGCATCGGCGGCGGACAGGGCATCGCAGTCATGGTTGAAACAGTCTAA
- the LOC126774994 gene encoding 3-ketoacyl-CoA thiolase, mitochondrial-like, producing MAVAVNKGVYIVAAKRTPFGKMGGVLRNISPADLLAIAAKDTLKAGNVAPAVVDTVNVGLVNTLSLSSDGGLAPRHAALKAGIPQEKPALGVNRLCGSGFQAIINSAQDILTGAAQVSLAGGTENMSALPFVVRNVRFGVPLGVKMEFEDTLASSSLDTYCNFTMPQTAENLADKYSIKRGEVDDFALLSQKKWKIAQDSGFFKTEITPVPVKSKKQEVIFDTDEHPRPDTTLENLHKLPALFRKGGVITAGNSSGVNDGAVALVLASEEAIKQQSFTPLARLTGWSYVGVEPSIMGIGPVAAIQNLLAATKLTLNDVDLIEINEPFAVQTLACVKALDLDQSKLNVNGGAIAVGHPLAASGARITAHLAYELGRRGLKRGIGSACIGGGQGIAVLIETV from the exons ATGGCTGTCGCTGTTaataaag GTGTGTACATTGTGGCAGCAAAACGAACTCCGTTTGGCAAAATGGGAGGCGTGTTACGAAACATATCTCCTGCTGATCTGTTGGCAATTGCTGCGAAAGATACTTTAAAAGCTGGTAATGTAGCACCCGCCGTTGTGGATACAGTCAACGTCGGCTTGGTCAATACC tTGAGCTTGAGCTCAGATGGAGGACTAGCTCCGCGACATGCAGCTCTTAAAGCTGGTATTCCACAAGAAAAACCAGCGCTTGGCGTAAACAGATTATGTGGTTCAGGATTCCAGGCTATCATAAACAGTGCTCAG gATATTCTAACAGGAGCTGCCCAAGTATCGCTTGCTGGTGGAACCGAAAATATGTCAGCTCTTCCGTTCGTTGTAAGAAACGTTCGTTTCGGGGTTCCCTTAGGTGTTAAAATGGAATTCGAAGATACACTTGCTTCAAGTTCTTTAGACACATATTGCAACTTCACGATGCCACAAACTGCCGAAAATTTAGCTGATAAGTACAGTATTAAGAGGGGAGAAGTTGATGACTTCGCATTACTTTCACAAAAGAAGTGGAAAATTG CGCAAGATAGCGGTTTTTTCAAAACGGAAATAACACCAGTACCAGTAAAGTCGAAGAAACAAGAGGTTATCTTCGATACAGACGAGCATCCACGTCCGGACACTACGCTTGAAAATCTTCACAAGTTACCAGCATTGTTCAGGAAGGGTGGTGTCATCACTGCAGGCAATTCTtcg GGCGTCAATGATGGTGCTGTCGCTCTTGTCTTGGCAAGTGAAGAAGCGATTAAGCAGCAAAGCTTCACCCCACTGGCCCGTCTAACTGGCTGGTCCTACGTCGGTGTTGAGCCCAGCATCATGGGCATTGGGCCGGTAGCCGCCATACAAAACCTACTTGCTGCTACTAAACTGACACTTAATGATGTAGATTTAATCGAg ATCAACGAACCGTTTGCAGTTCAGACTCTTGCGTGTGTCAAAGCTTTGGACTTGGACCAAAGCAAGCTGAACGTGAACGGTGGAGCCATTGCAGTGGGACATCCGCTTGCCGCTTCTGGTGCCAGGATCACTGCACACCTGGCATATGAACTGGg aCGTAGAGGTCTAAAGAGAGGAATCGGTTCAGCTTGTATTGGAGGCGGACAGGGCATCGCGGTTCTTATTGAAACCGTTTGA